A section of the Macaca thibetana thibetana isolate TM-01 chromosome 10, ASM2454274v1, whole genome shotgun sequence genome encodes:
- the FITM2 gene encoding acyl-coenzyme A diphosphatase FITM2, translating to MEHLERCEWLLRGTLVRAAVRRYLPWALVASMLAGSLLKELSPLPESYLSNKRNVLNVYFVKMAWAWTFCLLLPFIALTNYHLTGKAGLVLRRLSTLLVGTAIWYICTSIFSNIEHYTGSCYQSPALEGVRKEHQSKQQCHQEGGFWHGFDISGHSFLLTFCALMIVEEMSVLHEVKTDRSHCLHTAITTLVVALGILTFIWVLMFLCTAVYFHNLSQKVFGTLFGLLGWYGTYGFWYPKAFSPGLPPQSCSLNLKQDSYKK from the exons ATGGAGCATCTGGAGCGCTGCGAGTGGTTGCTGCGGGGGACGCTGGTGCGAGCGGCCGTTCGGCGCTACCTGCCCTGGGCCCTGGTGGCCTCCATGCTGGCGGGCTCCCTCCTCAAGGAGTTGTCCCCGCTGCCCGAGAGCTACCTCAGCAACAAGCGCAACGTCCTCAACGT GTATTTTGTCAAAATGGCCTGGGCCTGGACGTTCTGTCTCCTCCTGCCTTTCATTGCCCTCACCAACTACCATCTGACCGGCAAGGCTGGCCTGGTCCTGCGGCGGCTGAGCACCCTGCTTGTGGGCACGGCCATCTGGTACATCTGCACCTCCATCTTCTCCAACATCGAACACTACACGGGCAGCTGCTACCAGTCCCCGGCCCTGGAGGGGGTCAGAAAGGAACACCAGAGCAAGCAGCAGTGCCACCAGGAGGGGGGCTTTTGGCATGGCTTTGACATCTCAGGTCACTCCTTCCTGCTGACCTTCTGCGCCCTCATGATTGTTGAAGAGATGTCCGTGCTGCATGAGGTGAAGACGGACCGAAGCCACTGCCTCCACACCGCCATCACCACTCTGGTTGTGGCCCTGGGCATTCTGACTTTCATCTGGGTGTTGATGTTTCTGTGCACAGCTGTTTATTTCCACAACTTGTCCCAGAAGGTGTTTGGCACCTTGTTCGGTTTGCTGGGCTGGTACGGGACATACGGGTTTTGGTATCCGAAAGCCTTTTCCCCAGGACTTCCTCCCCAGAGCTGTAGTTTGAATTTGAAGCAAGATAgttacaagaaataa